A single genomic interval of Phaeodactylum tricornutum CCAP 1055/1 chromosome 5, whole genome shotgun sequence harbors:
- a CDS encoding predicted protein, producing MDVHTFGKKHSVARQDSIGCHLEVYGDNVGKDRNETYCQTHSKKDLCILGGWPVNQHDHAARGWRYDRLANNKTRTATKSADPIDNIERLTKNFAVYGPTPLTHSSLNVTNLFLDEHFHERYSFLFSMCRILLSTTIEISNQCTASAKYGRRFLVLSLIFRFLTLQLLAACYSYTSEELVAKILFILGEVDNTTSATTLSKIPCPLCCSAIYRLAVAVVALLVLLSLYQQFFQSTQISLCGISNLSSTTATRQRSNFDSEKHDHWEAIDGDVLRNSDCGRQVPNYKPPSSASTLHQSDNSSSKLCNLEGPGPLPVILMTYGRSGSAVTWQAMSALAGGDVINAQEYTGMGPQDRINFFAKHIDETWAEELFCNERRKHPGAGIIGTKWKPGTLELLTQPPGALGALVWMREHADTTRLVRTIRNPLDIQISTHKHKLAKQSSTQNRLRAHCDMANNERKEACVRDHLKTGTGMELKTDGLVEELQSLLEMEQGIDRFLKALQVPFVSVTYEDLYYPQDGLATTWMQIFGFLGIGPSTNLTMQQVENAITMMPTHGAHHNETLSNYEEVKQTLEDAGLEAMLEPGSAYLQIPVASQAGKKCRSDI from the exons ATGGATGTGCACACTTTTGGGAAGAAGCACAGTGTGGCGCGACAAGATTCCATCGGCTGTCATTTGGAGGTGTACGGCGACAATGTCGGCAAAGACCGCAACGAGACCTATTGTCAAACGCATTCTAAGAAGG ATCTTTGCATTTTGGGGGGTTGGCCCGTCAATCAACATGACCATGCTGCACGTGGATGGCGCTATGACCGTcttgccaacaacaaaacacGCACCGCAACGAAAAGTGCTGATCCGATCGACAACATCGAGCGTCTTACAAAAAACTTTGCGGTCTATGGACCGACCCCCTTGACTCAT AGTTCACTCAATGTCACGAATTTGTTTCTGGACGAACACTTTCACGAGCGGTATTCATTTCTGTTTTCGATGTGTCGAATTTTATTATCGACAACTATAGAGATCAGCAACCAGTGCACCGCTTCCGCCAAGTATGGCAGGAGGTTCTTGGTCTTGTCTCTAATTTTCCGATTCCTCACGCTGCAACTCTTGGCAGCATGCTATTCCTACACGTCAGAAGAATTAGTTGCCAAGATTTTGTTCATTTTGGGGGAGGTGGACAATACGACGAGTGCTACTACACTCTCCAAAATACCCTGCCCCTTGTGCTG TTCGGCAATCTATCGTCTCGCCGTGGCAGTCGTCGCGCTACTCGTGCTCCTATCTCTGTATCAGCAGTTTTTCCAATCAACCCAAATCAGCCTATGTGGAATTTCCAATCTTTCTAGCACTACGGCTACCCGCCAGCGCTCCaactttgacagtgagaagcACGACCATTGGGAGGCCATTGACGGGGATGTCCTTCGAAATTCCGACTGTGGTCGTCAAGTACCAAACTACAAGCCTCCTTCAAGCGCATCTACCCTTCACCAAAGTGATAACAGTTCCAGCAAGTTATGCAATTTAGAAGGTCCGGGACCTCTACCGGTTATTTTGATGACATATGGTCGGTCAGGATCCGCAGTTACATGGCAAGCCATGAGCGCGCTGGCTGGTGGAGACGTGATAAACGCTCAGGAATATACCGGTATGGGACCGCAGGACCGTATCAACTTCTTTGCCAAGCACATTGACGAAACGTGGGCTGAAGAATTGTTCTGCAACGAACGTCGAAAGCATCCCGGGGCGGGCATCATTGGTACCAAGTGGAAGCCGGGTACTTTGGAATTACTCACACAACCCCCCGGTGCCCTCGGGGCGCTTGTTTGGATGCGAGAGCACGCCGATACTACCCGGCTTGTGCGAACTATACGCAATCCCCTGGATATACAGATTTCGACCCACAAGCACAAGTTGGCCAAACAAAGTTCGACACAAAACCGACTTCGTGCACACTGTGACATGGCAAACAATGAGCGCAAAGAAGCCTGTGTACGAGATCATCTAAAAACAGGTACAGGGATGGAATTGAAAACAGATGGGCTGGTGGAGGAATTACAGAGTTTGCTAGAAATGGAGCAGGGCATTGATCGTTTTTTGAAGGCCTTGCAGGTTCCATTTGTTTCCGTCACCTACGAGGATCTGTACTATCCCCAAGATGGCTTGGCCACTACTTGGATGCAGATTTTTGGCTTCTTGGGAATTGGTCCTTCCACAAATTTGACCATGCAGCAAGTGGAGAACGCCATTACCATGATGCCAACCCATGGTGCGCACCATAATGAGACTCTATCAAACTATGAAGAAGTCAAACAAACCTTGGAGGACGCCGGTTTAGAAGCTATGTTGGAGCCTGGTAGTGCATATTTGCAGATACCAGTAGCCTCGCAAGCAGGGAAAAAGTGCCGTTCCGATATCTGA
- a CDS encoding predicted protein: protein MPVRLSILIRILGITAGAYVWGFSLSPTARKYWTSSYRRARCGPGLGLQWSPLQAMSNEDSSPSLSNNQTSLTEEDLPADLVVTLQQASNETRDLVRETLRQLAQLSLKDYEWRAGVFLSNQADRLVEESIARMRGDTPTYVRPMDATESALGPLGRWEKTSVEWLSRVFDEEGRRAQQIVNSNGELVRPIQLVQGANLTDVELGPLGYLEKTVVDFLQSIRDSETARVQTQTLRPKDLEEAVRGPLGQLELAAVNALREIRESERLRMQQTAVRGGDVVRPMDVPGPLGEFERQVAEIVRGEQRRANERKDRIVRPKDASRRGPLGEVELQATQVLDALSKEETTRFRNIQKWLSEKRPMESNRESIWGFLEALVVGILKGPQLLWNVLERVRELLASEPLNATDQQILAEQNNKQKQPQRSDEKGNSDAKDWQR, encoded by the coding sequence ATGCCTGTTCGTCTGTCTATTCTTATAAGGATCTTAGGCATTACCGCTGGTGCGTATGTTTGGGGGTTTTCTTTATCGCCAACAGCCCGGAAGTATTGGACTTCGTCGTACAGAAGGGCACGGTGTGGACCTGGACTTGGACTCCAATGGTCTCCTTTGCAGGCCATGTCCAACGAAGACTCCTCCCCATCCCTTTCCAATAACCAAACGAGTCTTACGGAAGAAGACCTGCCGGCGGATCTTGTTGTGACTTTGCAGCAAGCCTCCAACGAAACTCGCGACCTCGTCCGCGAAACCCTGCGGCAACTCGCTCAGCTTAGTTTGAAGGACTACGAATGGCGCGCGGGTGTCTTTTTATCCAACCAGGCCGATCGGCTTGTGGAGGAATCCATCGCACGTATGCGGGGGGATACACCTACGTACGTTCGTCCCATGGACGCCACCGAAAGTGCCCTCGGTCCTTTGGGGCGCTGGGAAAAAACGTCCGTAGAATGGTTGTCCCGcgtctttgacgaagaaggACGTCGGGCACAACAAATTGTCAACAGTAACGGGGAACTTGTTCGCCCAATACAGTTGGTGCAAGGCGCGAACCTGACGGATGTTGAACTCGGTCCTCTCGGATATTTAGAAAAGACGGTGGTAGACTTTCTACAATCCATTCGTGATTCGGAAACCGCCCGAGTACAAACCCAAACGCTGCGTCccaaggatttggaagaagctgTGCGGGGTCCATTAGGACAGCTTGAACTCGCGGCCGTCAACGCCTTGCGAGAGATTCGGGAGTCCGAGCGCCTCCGAATGCAGCAAACTGCGGTTCGGGGCGGCGACGTGGTCCGTCCCATGGACGTGCCCGGACCACTCGGGGAGTTTGAGCGACAAGTGGCAGAAATCGTTCGTGGGGAACAGCGCCGAGCCAATGAACGGAAAGATCGCATCGTTCGACCGAAAGATGCTTCACGACGGGGACCGCTTGGCGAGGTGGAATTGCAGGCAACCCAAGTGCTTGACGCCTTGTCCAAGGAAGAAACAACGCGTTTTCGGAATATCCAAAAATGGCTGTCGGAAAAGCGTCCGATGGAGAGTAATCGGGAGTCCATTTGGGGTTTTTTGGAAGCGCTTGTTGTGGGTATCCTGAAAGGACCTCAGTTGCTGTGGAACGTCCTTGAGCGTGTCCGTGAATTGCTCGCCAGTGAGCCGTTGAACGCGACAGACCAACAGATTCTAGCAGAACAAAATAACAAGCAAAAGCAGCCGCAGCGATCTGATGAAAAAGGTAACTCGGATGCGAAGGATTGGCAACGGTGA
- a CDS encoding predicted protein, whose amino-acid sequence WERRYEELCAFHAVNGHCKVPPSVPHLGVWVRNQRREYRRLELDQDSTLTQQRLDRLYALGFEWCTSHSTKWESRYQELETFYREHGHSNVPEDYQGNVSLGQWCMNQRTAYRRYANGEPTALTAERIELLETLEFRWHLRLHQWKCMLERLKLYHDAHGHVAIPTSD is encoded by the coding sequence TGGGAACGTCGATACGAAGAATTGTGTGCGTTTCACGCCGTAAACGGTCACTGCAAGGTCCCGCCCAGTGTTCCACACTTGGGTGTATGGGTCCGTAACCAGCGTCGAGAATACCGACGTCTCGAGCTCGATCAAGATTCCACCTTGACTCAACAACGTCTCGATCGATTGTACGCACTGGGATTTGAATGGTGTACGTCTCATTCCACAAAATGGGAATCACGGTATCAAGAGTTGGAAACCTTTTATCGGGAACATGGTCACTCTAACGTTCCGGAAGATTATCAAGGCAATGTTTCTCTCGGTCAGTGGTGCATGAACCAACGCACCGCCTACCGACGCTACGCCAATGGCGAACCCACCGCCTTGACCGCTGAGCGTATCGAGTTGTTGGAGACTCTAGAGTTTCGCTGGCATTTACGTCTCCACCAATGGAAGTGTATGCTGGAGCGCTTGAAGCTGTACCACGACGCACATGGACATGTGGCCATTCCAACCAGCGAC